In the genome of Vicia villosa cultivar HV-30 ecotype Madison, WI linkage group LG7, Vvil1.0, whole genome shotgun sequence, one region contains:
- the LOC131616661 gene encoding (+)-neomenthol dehydrogenase-like isoform X2, with the protein MAETTKRYAVVTGANKGIGFAVCKQLASIGITVVLTARDENRGLEAVEKLKQLSLPGLVVFHQLDVTDHASITSFADFIKNQFGKLDILVNNAGIPGVQADSEALAAVNFSENGGQIDWSKIIIENYEQTEAGIKTNYYGAKELTEALIPFLQLSTSPIIVNVSSFMGSLENIPNGWPKEVLGDVENLNEKKIDDFLNQFLKDFEEGSIVESKGWPINMSTYVISKAALSAYTRVLAKKYSSICINAVCPGYVKTDINYNTGYLTPDEGAEPIVRLALLPDGSPSGLFFVRNEEKPF; encoded by the exons ATGGCAGAAACAACAAAAAG GTATGCAGTTGTTACAGGGGCAAACAAAGGaataggatttgcagtatgcaaacAATTGGCTTCTATAGGGATCACTGTTGTGCTTACTGCAAGAGATGAAAATAGAGGTCTTGAAGCTGTTGAGAAATTGAAGCAGCTTTCTCTTCCTGGCCTTGTGGTTTTTCATCAACTTGATGTCACAGATCATGCAAGTATAACATCATTTGCAGATTTTATCAAGAATCAATTTGGAAAACTTGATATTTTG GTAAACAATGCTGGAATTCCTGGGGTTCAAGCAGACAGTGAGGCTCTGGCTGCtgttaattttt cc GAAAATGGTGGCCAGATTGATTGGAGCAAAATAATAATCGAAAACTATGAACAAACTGAAGCAGGTATTAAAACAAACTACTATGGAGCCAAGGAATTAACCGAAGCACTTATTCCCTTTCTACAACTTTCAACTTCACCCATAATTGTCAATGTTTCCTCATTCATGGGAAGCTTAGAG AATATTCCAAATGGATGGCCTAAGGAAGTACTCGGTGATGTTGAAAACCTTAATGAAAAAAAGATTGATgattttttgaatcaatttctaaagGATTTTGAAGAAGGTTCAATAGTAGAAAGCAAAGGATGGCCTATAAATATGTCTACATACGTTATCTCGAAAGCTGCTCTAAGTGCGTACACAAGAGTTCTGGCTAAAAAGTATTCATCAATATGCATCAATGCTGTTTGTCCGGGCTATGTGAAAACAGATATAAACTACAATACAGGTTATTTAACACCTGATGAAGGTGCTGAACCGATTGTGAGATTGGCATTGTTACCAGATGGAAGTCCTTCTGGGCTCTTTTTTGTTAGAAATGAAGAGAAACCATTT
- the LOC131616661 gene encoding (+)-neomenthol dehydrogenase-like isoform X1, whose amino-acid sequence MAETTKRYAVVTGANKGIGFAVCKQLASIGITVVLTARDENRGLEAVEKLKQLSLPGLVVFHQLDVTDHASITSFADFIKNQFGKLDILENGGQIDWSKIIIENYEQTEAGIKTNYYGAKELTEALIPFLQLSTSPIIVNVSSFMGSLENIPNGWPKEVLGDVENLNEKKIDDFLNQFLKDFEEGSIVESKGWPINMSTYVISKAALSAYTRVLAKKYSSICINAVCPGYVKTDINYNTGYLTPDEGAEPIVRLALLPDGSPSGLFFVRNEEKPF is encoded by the exons ATGGCAGAAACAACAAAAAG GTATGCAGTTGTTACAGGGGCAAACAAAGGaataggatttgcagtatgcaaacAATTGGCTTCTATAGGGATCACTGTTGTGCTTACTGCAAGAGATGAAAATAGAGGTCTTGAAGCTGTTGAGAAATTGAAGCAGCTTTCTCTTCCTGGCCTTGTGGTTTTTCATCAACTTGATGTCACAGATCATGCAAGTATAACATCATTTGCAGATTTTATCAAGAATCAATTTGGAAAACTTGATATTTTG GAAAATGGTGGCCAGATTGATTGGAGCAAAATAATAATCGAAAACTATGAACAAACTGAAGCAGGTATTAAAACAAACTACTATGGAGCCAAGGAATTAACCGAAGCACTTATTCCCTTTCTACAACTTTCAACTTCACCCATAATTGTCAATGTTTCCTCATTCATGGGAAGCTTAGAG AATATTCCAAATGGATGGCCTAAGGAAGTACTCGGTGATGTTGAAAACCTTAATGAAAAAAAGATTGATgattttttgaatcaatttctaaagGATTTTGAAGAAGGTTCAATAGTAGAAAGCAAAGGATGGCCTATAAATATGTCTACATACGTTATCTCGAAAGCTGCTCTAAGTGCGTACACAAGAGTTCTGGCTAAAAAGTATTCATCAATATGCATCAATGCTGTTTGTCCGGGCTATGTGAAAACAGATATAAACTACAATACAGGTTATTTAACACCTGATGAAGGTGCTGAACCGATTGTGAGATTGGCATTGTTACCAGATGGAAGTCCTTCTGGGCTCTTTTTTGTTAGAAATGAAGAGAAACCATTT